In Pseudomonas putida, a genomic segment contains:
- a CDS encoding L-threonylcarbamoyladenylate synthase: MVSSFRVQQAAREIRAGAVIAYPTEAVWGLGCDPWNEDAVYRLLALKSRPVDKGLILIADNIRQFDFLFEDFPTDWIDRMGSTWPGPNTWLVPHQDLLPEWVTGEHDTVALRVSDHPLVRELCALVGPLISTSCNPGGRPAAKTRLRVEQYFHGELDLVLGGALGGRKNPSVIRNLATGEVVRPG; encoded by the coding sequence ATGGTAAGCAGTTTTCGTGTGCAACAAGCCGCACGTGAGATCCGGGCGGGCGCAGTCATCGCCTACCCGACGGAAGCGGTCTGGGGCCTGGGCTGCGACCCATGGAACGAGGATGCGGTATATCGCTTGCTGGCACTCAAGTCGCGGCCTGTGGATAAAGGGTTGATCCTGATCGCCGACAACATCCGTCAGTTCGATTTCCTCTTCGAGGACTTCCCCACCGACTGGATCGACCGCATGGGCAGCACCTGGCCGGGGCCCAATACCTGGCTGGTGCCGCACCAGGACCTGTTGCCGGAGTGGGTGACGGGCGAGCATGACACTGTCGCCCTGCGGGTCAGCGATCATCCGCTGGTGCGCGAGCTGTGCGCACTGGTGGGGCCGTTGATTTCGACGTCGTGCAACCCAGGCGGGCGCCCGGCGGCGAAGACCCGGTTGCGGGTCGAGCAGTATTTCCACGGCGAGCTGGACCTGGTGCTGGGTGGGGCGCTGGGGGGGCGCAAGAATCCGAGTGTGATTCGTAACCTGGCGACCGGCGAGGTCGTGCGTCCGGGGTGA